Genomic DNA from Nonomuraea rubra:
GGTCCTCACGCTGGTCCAGCTGGCCCCCTTCGTGCTGCTGGCCGAGCTGTCCCGGCTCCTGATCGCGGGCGCCGAGGCGGCACGGCTGTGGACCGTCGGCAGCTGGGCCGTCCTCCTCATGGGTGCCGGGGTGATGCTCGCCTCCGGGCTGCTGCTGTGGCTGCACTGGGTCGACGCCCGCTTCGCGCGGGAGCTGCGGCAGCGGCTGCTGGGCAAGCTCGCGCGGCTGCCGCTGGGCTGGTTCGACGCGCGCGGGTCCGGTCAGGTCAAGCAGATCGTGCAGGACGACACGCTCTCCTTGCACTACCTGGTGACCCATGCCGTGCCGGACGCGGTCGCGGCACTCGTCGCGCCCGTCGCGGTGCTCGTCTATCTGTTCGTCGTGGATTGGCGAATCGCGCTGTTGCTGCTGCTACCGGTGTTCGTGTACGTCGTGGCGATGGCGATCATGGTCGTCCAGTCCGGTTCGAAGACGGCGGAAGCGTCCCGCTGGGCGGAGCGCATGAACGTCGAGGCGGGCGCCTACCTGGACGGCCAGCCGGTGATCCGGGTGTTCGGCGGCGCGGCCGCCTCCAGCTTCCGCAGGCGGCTGGGCGAGTACATCGGGTTCCTGAACGACTGGCAGCGGCCGCACACGGGACAGAAGACGTTCATCGATCTGGTCACCCGCCCGGCGACGTTCCTGCTGCTCATCTGCGGTCTCGGGACACTGCTCGTCACCGCCGGGAGCATGGATCCGGTGGCGCTGCTGCCGTTCCTGCTGCTGGGGACGACGTTCGGCGCCCGCCTGCTGGCCGTCGGCTACGGGCTCTCCGGCCTGCGCTCGGGACTGCTCGCCGCGCGCCGGATCCAGGTGACCCTCGACGAGGACGAGCTCGGCACTCGTCCGGCTGATGGCACCGCGCCGCGCGTTCCGGCCGGCCGGGTCGAGTTCGACCGGGTCGGCTTCTCCTACCGTCCTGGCGTGCCGGTCCTGCAGAACATCGAGCTGACGCTCGAGCCCGGCACCGTGACAGCTCTCGTGGGGCCGTCGGGATCCGGCAAGTCGACGCTGGCGGCACTGCTGGCCCGGTTCCACGACGTCGATGACGGCGCGATCCGGGTCGGCGGCCGGGACGTTCGCGAGCTGGCCGCGGACGAGCTCTACGCCAGGGTCGGCTTCGTCTTCCAGCAGGCCCAGCTGGTGCAGGGCACCGTACGCGAGAACATCGCCCTCGCCGTCCCGGACGCGAGCGACGAGCAGGTCCTGGCCGCCGCCCGCGCCGCACAGATCCATGACCGCATCCTGCGCCTGCCCGACGGTTATGACACCGTTCTGGGCCCGGACGCGGCACTCTCCGGGGGCGAGCGGCAGCGGCTCACGATCGCGCGCGCGATCCTCGCCGACACCCCGGTGCTGGTGCTCGACGAGGCCACGGCGTTCGCCGATCCCGAGTCCGAGTACCTCGTGCAGCAGGCGCTGAACCGCCTGACCGCCGGACGCACGGTACTCGTCATCGCCCATCGGCTGCACACGATCACCGGCGTGGACCGGATCGTCGTGCTCGATCACGGGCGGATCGCCGAGACCGGCACGCACGACGAGCTGCTCGACCGGGGCGGCCGGTACCGGAAGCTCTGGGACGCCGTCCGCGGCGGGACTCCTGCGGGCCGGATCGAGATGGAGGCGAACCGATGATCCGTTCCTTGCTCACGCTGCTGCCCGCCGGAAGCGGCGGCAGGATCGCCGTGCACCTTGCCCTGACCGTGTTCGGTGTCGTCCTCCGCGCCGCCGGAGCGGTTCTGCTCGTCCCCCTGGTCGCGGCGCTGTTCAGCGGCGATCCCGCAACCGCGTGGCCGTGGGTGGGGGCGCTCGCGCTCATCACCGCGGCGGGGTGGGGCATCGACGCCGCCGCGGCACGGCGGGGCTTCGACCTCGGCTTCGGGCTGCTCGACACCGGCCAGCGCACCGTCGCCGATCGGATCTCCCGCATCCGCCTGACCTGGTTCGGCGCGGAGAACACCGCGACGAGCCGGCAGGCCGTCGCCGCCGTCGGCCCCGACCTGGTCGGCCTGATCATCTATCTCGTGACCCCGCTGATCGGCGCCATCCTGCTGCCGATCGCGATCGCTGTCGCGCTGCTGCCGATCTCGTGGCCGCTCGGACTTGCCGCGCTGGCCGGGGTGCCGGTGCTGCTGGCCGCGTGGTGGGCCGCCGGGCGCCTCGGCCGGGACGCCGACCGGGCCGCTTCGGAGGCGAACAGCACGCTGACCGAGCGGATCCTGGAGTTCGCCCGCACCCAGCAGGCTCTTCGCGCGGCCCGGCGGATCGAGCCCGCCCGCAGTCATGCCGGCGCCGCCCTCGCGGCCCAGCACGGCGCCGGCATCCGGTTGCTGCTCCGGCAGGTTCCCGGGCAGCTGATCTTCGGCCTGGCCAGCCAGCTCGCTCTCCTGCTGCTCGCCGGGAGCACGGTCGCCCTCGCCGTGCAGGGGGCGCTCACAGTCCCGGAGGCGATCGCGCTGATCGTCGTCGTGGTCCGCTACCTGGAGCCCTTCACCACCGTCGCGGAGCTCTCCCCCGGCATCGAGTCCACGCTCGGCACGCTCCGCCGCATCCGCCAGGTCCTCGACGCCCCCACCGTCCCCTCCGGCATCGAGCGCACGACCCCGCGGGGAGCGCCCCGGATCGAGCTTCGCGACGTCGGCTTCCGCTACGGAGACGGCGGGACGACAGTGCTCGACCACTTCGACCTGGTCATCGAGCCCGGCACGACCACCGCGATCGTCGGCCCGTCGGGGTCCGGCAAGAGCACCGTCCTGGCGCTCATCGCCGGCCTTCACCAGCCCACCGCGGGCACCGTCGTCATCGACGGCGCCGACACCGCCGAGCTGGACGCCGGCTCACGTCACGAACTCGTCAGCGTCGTCTTCCAGCACCCCTACCTGTTCGACGGCGGCATCCGGGAGAACATCCTGGCCGGCGCTCCCGCGGCGGATGACGACGCCGTGGGCCGGGCCGCGGCTCTCGCCCGGGTCGACACGCTGGTCAGCCGGCTCCCGGACGGCTGGGAGAGCAGAGTGGGCGAGGCCGGGACCACGCTGTCCGGGGGCGAGCGCCAGCGGGTGTCCATCGCCCGCGCGCTCATCAAGCCCGCGCCCGTGCTCCTCATCGACGAGGCCACGAGCGCCCTGGACACCGAGAACGAGGCCGCCGTCACCGCGGCGCTGACCACCGACCCGGCTCCGCGCACCCGGGTGATCGTGGCCCATCGCCTCGCCAGCATCCGCGCCGCCGATCGGGTGGTCTTCCTGGAGGAGGGCCGGATCGTCGAGGACGGTACGGTCGACGACCTCCTCGCGGCCGGGGGCCGGTTCGCCGAGTTCTGGAAGCAGCAGGACGCCGCGACGGGATGGCGGCTCGGCGTCGGCACGACAGCATGAACCGACGGCCGCCTGCCCTCGGTCGGCGGAGCGACGTCGTCCACGGTGCCGGTACGGCCGAGCGGGGTCCGGGCGCGGCCGGCCACCGGGAGTCGCCCGGCGTGCGGCTGCACTTCCGGCACGTCACGCCCGAGATCGTGGAGAACGCCGACGCGGTGCTCAGCGGCGTGGACGGCATGCTCATGCCGCACGGCGTCGTCAGCGGCCTGCCGGCCGTCGAGCTCGCCGGTGAACGCCATCGAGGCCCGCGTCCGGCCGCCGTAGAGCAGCCGCCAGTCGGTGCCGAGCAGCTCGGCCTGGTGGATCATGGGGAGCAGCGGGGTGATGCCGATGCCGCCGGCGATGAACAGGTACCGCTCGGAGGGCGCCAGGGGGAAGTTGTTGCGGGGGCCGCCGATCGCCACCGGGGCGCCTACGGCCAGCTCGTCGTGGACGTAGGCCGAGCCGCCCCGGCCGTCCGGTTCCCTGAGCACGCCGATGCGGTAGGTGTGCGGGTCCCACCGGTCGCCGCACAGCGAGTACTGGCGGGTCAGGCCGCCCGGCAGGATCAGGTCCAGGTGCGCGCCGGGCGTCCAGTCCGGCAGGCGGCGCCCGTCCGGGTGTTCCAGGGTCAGGGCGACCACGCCGTCGGCGACCGGCGTCCTGGCGGCCACCCGCAGGTCGAGTCTGGGTTCCGAGATCATGCGTGCTCCCGGGTGGTGAGGCGGAAGGCGTGCACGGCGAGTCCACCGGCGATCAGGACGGCCGCGACCAGCAGGAAGAGCCGTCCCGGCGGCCAACCGGCGTCCTGCGCGGCGGCCGACAGCAGCATCCCGCCCGCCGCGATGACCAGGCAGGCCAGGATCAGGGCGCGCCGGCCGATGCGGTCGGCCAGCGGCGCCAGGAACAGCGAGCCGAGGGCCGTGCTGACCAGTGATGATGTGAAAGCATCGGCGACTCTCAGGCGGATTTACGAGCAGCGGCCGTCCAGCAGGGACCCGCTGTAGACGCCGTCCACGTCGATGATCACCGGGCCCGTCGCGGTGGCCTCGTCTCCCTGGCCACCGGGCTCGTCGACCATCGCCCAGGCCGTGACGGTGAAGTCGCCGAGGTCTCCGTCAGGGTCCTCGATCTTGGCCTTGCGGTAGTGGCTGAGCACCTCGTGGACGGGCCGGTCGGTGGAGACCGGGAAGCGGATGGTGTACCAGCAGTCGCCGGAGTCACCACCAGTGGTCTCGGCCTGCGGGTCGAAGGAGCCGAATTCCGCCCCGTCCGGCAGCGGATACGCCTGGATGCGCTCCACCATGCGCGCCAGCCGGTAGTCGTCGATCCACGAAGGAGCCTCGACGATCATCCCGATCAGCACGAACGGCACCAGCGCCAAGGCCAGGCAGCCGAGCCGGCGAGCTCGT
This window encodes:
- a CDS encoding ABC transporter ATP-binding protein/permease gives rise to the protein MAKRGFDGVIMRAYGARDHQVTVTGTEWLAPHFLRVWMTSPTLLHDVVVAPAAYVRFWMPDPDDPDVEHQRGYTLSEADPATGTFAVDFVLHEPAGPGSLWARRAEPGTTVQVTPLGSTRFDPPAEPPAGYLLVGDSASIPAINGILRTVPAEVQVELYVEEHQEADRLIPLVNHPRVNVHWAPRRGERSLAAAIESRDWSNWYAWAAAESGSLRHLRARLRDEFGFPRSETHAQAYWYYGRAFGSNRSKATPEPTPAEPSPAAAVPAAEPARRGAWRAQAGGRLIAPLRPTLIVAGLAQAVLTLVQLAPFVLLAELSRLLIAGAEAARLWTVGSWAVLLMGAGVMLASGLLLWLHWVDARFARELRQRLLGKLARLPLGWFDARGSGQVKQIVQDDTLSLHYLVTHAVPDAVAALVAPVAVLVYLFVVDWRIALLLLLPVFVYVVAMAIMVVQSGSKTAEASRWAERMNVEAGAYLDGQPVIRVFGGAAASSFRRRLGEYIGFLNDWQRPHTGQKTFIDLVTRPATFLLLICGLGTLLVTAGSMDPVALLPFLLLGTTFGARLLAVGYGLSGLRSGLLAARRIQVTLDEDELGTRPADGTAPRVPAGRVEFDRVGFSYRPGVPVLQNIELTLEPGTVTALVGPSGSGKSTLAALLARFHDVDDGAIRVGGRDVRELAADELYARVGFVFQQAQLVQGTVRENIALAVPDASDEQVLAAARAAQIHDRILRLPDGYDTVLGPDAALSGGERQRLTIARAILADTPVLVLDEATAFADPESEYLVQQALNRLTAGRTVLVIAHRLHTITGVDRIVVLDHGRIAETGTHDELLDRGGRYRKLWDAVRGGTPAGRIEMEANR
- a CDS encoding ABC transporter ATP-binding protein encodes the protein MIRSLLTLLPAGSGGRIAVHLALTVFGVVLRAAGAVLLVPLVAALFSGDPATAWPWVGALALITAAGWGIDAAAARRGFDLGFGLLDTGQRTVADRISRIRLTWFGAENTATSRQAVAAVGPDLVGLIIYLVTPLIGAILLPIAIAVALLPISWPLGLAALAGVPVLLAAWWAAGRLGRDADRAASEANSTLTERILEFARTQQALRAARRIEPARSHAGAALAAQHGAGIRLLLRQVPGQLIFGLASQLALLLLAGSTVALAVQGALTVPEAIALIVVVVRYLEPFTTVAELSPGIESTLGTLRRIRQVLDAPTVPSGIERTTPRGAPRIELRDVGFRYGDGGTTVLDHFDLVIEPGTTTAIVGPSGSGKSTVLALIAGLHQPTAGTVVIDGADTAELDAGSRHELVSVVFQHPYLFDGGIRENILAGAPAADDDAVGRAAALARVDTLVSRLPDGWESRVGEAGTTLSGGERQRVSIARALIKPAPVLLIDEATSALDTENEAAVTAALTTDPAPRTRVIVAHRLASIRAADRVVFLEEGRIVEDGTVDDLLAAGGRFAEFWKQQDAATGWRLGVGTTA